The following coding sequences lie in one Arachis ipaensis cultivar K30076 chromosome B05, Araip1.1, whole genome shotgun sequence genomic window:
- the LOC110272102 gene encoding uncharacterized protein LOC110272102 translates to MCKNVGSGIGSFLPSIHRLTPAVSRRKNATENRSDIGWKHGINVQGNGKKVKCNYCSKTISGGIYRIKHHLAGTKEDSESCASVPEEVKAVMLKVCVEAKEASLKKRRFGDDENYPKETEKEKDNSQQKGKDIRNFVTKGKGAQVQSTINQMIKKDLKEQCDQQYAIFFYTSAIPFNVIKNPEFLKFCEMVGRYEIGNKPPSYHELRETQLKKAVTNVDEMLTEFKAEWKRTGCSIMSDKWTDKKRRSIYNFLVNSPKGVVFLYSLDTSDISKITDKVIKMLEDAIEFIGEENVVQIVTDNAANYKAAGKKLMETRKSLYWIPCAAHCIDLILEDFEKKLKVHETTIKKGIKITTFIYSRSMLISMLRNFTKGKDLVRPGATRFATAYLTLTCLHDNKGPLMTMFTSDAWKTTKAASTPEGIRVQNMALDSRLWKNIGICLKAVAPLITVLRLVDLDKKSAMGFIFEGMRKAKETIKTNFGCVKKSYKPIWEIIDGRWKSQLHRPLHVTAYYLNPHYHYEPNFMVDDADIKIGLYSCLKKLVPNQEERKNIGLQLLDFHYARGLFGNETAKSSRKIILPAEWWDFYGDSCPKLKKFAIRVLSLTCSSSDCERNWSAFEMVHTKRRNRLHQKKMNNLVYVMYNLKLKGKQIRKTPKLEFDAVHSDDEWITKDVNENLAESVEHYHLPTNDNTNDDPNSNEFAIPSMNSNEFNMGEGASPSISAAIGAAAAAAPSVAGVASLLSPPGIIELNIEPYVKDEDTSEL, encoded by the exons atgtgTAAGAATGTTGGTTCAGGGATAGGGTCTTTTCTTCCTAGTATTCATAGACTTACACCTGCTGTTTCTAGGAGAAAAAATGCAACTGAAAATAGAAGTGATATAGGATGGAAACATGGGATTAATGTTCAAGGCAATGGTAAAAAAGTGAAGTGTAATTATTGCTCAAAGACTATAAGCGGAGGGATTTATAGAATCAAGCATCATCTTGCCGGTACTAAAGAGGATTCAGAGTCTTGTGCTTCAGTACCTGAAGAAGTTAAGGCTGTGATGTTGAAAGTCTGTGTGGAGGCTAAAGAAGCATcattgaaaaagagaagatttgGTGATGATGAAAATTATcctaaagaaacagaaaaggagAAGGATAATTCTCAACAAAAGGGTAAAGATATTCGCAACTTTGTCACAAAAGGAAAAGGGGCTCAAGTTCAATCAACAATAAATCAAATGATAAAAAAGGATCTAAAGGAACAATGTGATCAACAATATGCTATATTTTTCTATACAAGTGCTATTCCTTTCAATGTTATTAAGAATCCCGAGTTTTTAAAGTTTTGTGAGATGGTTGGGAGATATGAAATTGGCAACAAACCCCCTTCTTACCATGAGTTAAGAGAAACCCAATTGAAGAAAGCAGTGACCAATGTTGATGAAATGCTTACCGAGTTTAAGGCAGAGTGGAAGAGAACTGGTTGTTCAATCATGTCGGATAAATGGACTGATAAAAAAAGACGTAGTATTTATAATTTCTTGGTGAACAGCCCTAAAGGAGTAGTTTTTCTTTATTCGTTGGACACTTCTGACATATCAAAAATAACGGATAAAGTTATCAAAATGCTAGAAGATGCTATAGAATTTATTGGCGAAGAGAATGTAGTCCAAATTGTTACAGATAATGCTGCTAATTATAAGGCTGCTGGAAAAAAATTGATGGAGACTAGAAAAAGTTTGTACTGGATACCATGTGCTGCACACTGCATTGATTTGATATTGGAGGATTTTGAAAAAAAGTTAAAGGTGCATGAAACAACCataaaaaaaggaataaaaatcACCACTTTTATCTACTCTCGGAGTATGCTCATTAGCATGTTGAGGAATTTTACAAAAGGAAAGGACTTAGTTCGGCCAGGTGCCACAAGATTCGCCACTGCCTATTTGACTCTCACTTGTCTTCATGATAATAAAGGACCGTTGATGACTATGTTTACTTCTGATGCTTGGAAGACAACTAAGGCTGCATCAACGCCTGAAGGAATAAGAGTCCAAAATATGGCCTTGGATAGTAGGCTATGGAAGAATATTGGCATATGCCTCAAGGCTGTTGCTCCTCTCATTACAGTCCTTCGCTTGGTAGATTTAGATAAAAAATCAGCCATGGGTTTCATCTTTGAAGGCATGAGAAAAGCCAAAGAAACAATCAAGACTAACTTTGGTTGTGTTAAAAAGAG TTATAAACCTATATGGGAAATTATTGATGGAAGGTGGAAAAGCCAACTACATAGACCATTGCATGTTACTGCGTATTATCTTAATCCTCATTATCACTATGAACCTAATTTCATGGTTGATGATGCTGACATTAAGATTGGTCTATATAGTTGTTTGAAAAAATTGGTTCCTAACCAGGAAGAAAGGAAAAATATTGGTCTACAACTTCTTGACTTTCATTATGCTAGAGGCCTCTTTGGTAATGAAACTGCAAAGAGTAGTAGGAAGATCATACTACCTGCTGAGTGGTGGGACTTCTATGGAGATAGTTGTCCAAAACTAAAGAAGTTTGCTATCCGAGTTCTAAGCTTAACTTGTAGTTCATCTGATTGTGAGCGTAATTGGAGTGCATTTGAAATG GTTCATACAAAGAGAAGAAATCGGTtgcatcaaaagaaaatgaataatTTAGTATATGTGATGTATAATTTGAAGTTAAAGGGCAAGCAAATTAGAAAAACTCCAAAACTTGAATTTGATGCAGTGCATTCTGATGATGAGTGGATAACTAAAGATGTTAATGAGAATCTTGCTGAAAGTGTTGAGCATTATCACTTGCCAACGAATGACAATACTAATGATGATCCAAATAGTAATGAATTTGCTAttccaagtatgaatagtaaTGAATTCAACATGGGTGAGGGAG CTTCTCCCTCTATCTCCGCCGCCATTGGTGCCGCTGCCGCTGCTGCACCTTCTGTCGCCGGAGTTGCGTCTCTCCTCTCTCCTCCAG GTATTATTGAATTGAATATTGAACCATATGTTAAAGATGAGGATACTAGTGAGTTGTGA